A single Xylanibacillus composti DNA region contains:
- a CDS encoding class I SAM-dependent DNA methyltransferase gives MNRSADQQIGGNNYDVYDHYAWFWNKYWGRTSARKVLPIVKNRLLKDLPRGSLVMDVCCGTGQLLKLIEREGFASIGIDGSHEMIRYAQMNCPQGQFHVQDIRLPMNTSQKIDAACSFFDSLNHIVDFADLKAVFKNISDRMVQHGKFLFDLNMEAGYLERWNDKVFHIIQPDHVCIDRMAYDPNSRIGTNNVTLFAFRNHWERMDITIVEKCYTQPEIIEALESANFHDIHFYEAEKEFGFKDEKGRYYIICTKQ, from the coding sequence ATGAATCGATCAGCAGATCAGCAAATCGGAGGAAACAACTACGATGTATACGATCATTATGCTTGGTTTTGGAATAAGTACTGGGGAAGAACGTCAGCTAGGAAAGTTCTGCCTATTGTGAAAAATAGGCTTTTGAAAGATTTGCCCCGCGGCAGTCTTGTCATGGATGTATGTTGCGGAACAGGACAACTGTTGAAATTAATTGAACGGGAAGGATTCGCCTCCATTGGCATTGACGGATCGCATGAAATGATCCGCTATGCACAAATGAACTGTCCCCAAGGACAATTCCATGTTCAAGATATCCGTTTACCGATGAATACAAGCCAGAAGATCGATGCGGCATGCTCATTTTTCGACAGTCTTAACCATATCGTCGATTTTGCAGATCTAAAAGCTGTTTTCAAGAACATTTCCGATCGCATGGTGCAACACGGCAAATTCCTCTTTGATCTAAACATGGAGGCCGGATATTTAGAGCGTTGGAACGATAAAGTTTTCCATATTATTCAACCTGACCATGTATGTATCGACCGGATGGCATACGATCCAAACTCAAGAATCGGAACGAATAACGTCACACTCTTTGCATTCAGAAATCATTGGGAGCGCATGGATATCACCATCGTAGAAAAGTGCTACACGCAACCTGAGATAATTGAAGCGCTCGAATCAGCAAACTTCCATGACATTCATTTCTACGAGGCAGAAAAAGAATTTGGTTTCAAAGACGAAAAAGGCCGTTATTATATCATCTGCACAAAACAATAA
- a CDS encoding ABC transporter ATP-binding protein — protein sequence MTSNKSYRKRYWRLVISFFRPNKLKLSALILVLFGVIGLQLYNPFVLRMFIDGATEGRSETYLIYCALVFIGISILQQLLTLIVTYTGEVIGWKATNSLRLQLARHYLSLDTETQNKFTSGEIVERIDGDISILQNFFSHLFIKLLANFLIIIGVLIILFSVNWRIGLSLSCFTLLAFFAIDKIRMLAEPFWKQAREINSRFFGFLSSIFEGKEDIRSNGGSGYFLKKFHYILRSWLPVLRKAQLLGYSMWMTTIFVLAVGTSIVLGIGGIQFLDGALTIGTLFMIFQFLDLLIHPIEKIREQVDDLQKANASISRVLEMLNTSSKIKTGEITNIGPGSLRVEFDRVSFHYDPASPILRSIQFQIDHKKKVGLVGRTGSGKSTIARLLMRLYEPASGMIKINGSDIRLFNLTELRKRIGFVSQDVKLLQSTLRDNITLYDSSISDDQLLRIIEETGLREWYDSLPHGLDTQILSHDFDVSAGEAQLISLLRVFLNDPGIVIFDEASSRLDNNTEKMIERAVHRLLSERTAIIIAHRLSTLEIADEIIVLDEGSIVEYGPRSKLYADHASSFFRNLQNVEMGGK from the coding sequence ATGACATCAAATAAATCCTACAGAAAACGGTATTGGCGTTTAGTCATCTCCTTTTTCAGACCTAATAAGTTGAAATTATCTGCACTTATACTTGTGTTATTTGGCGTAATCGGCTTACAGCTCTATAATCCGTTCGTTTTGCGCATGTTTATAGATGGAGCAACCGAAGGACGGTCTGAAACATACCTCATATACTGCGCGCTGGTTTTTATCGGGATATCGATCCTGCAACAGCTTTTAACATTGATCGTAACGTATACGGGAGAAGTGATCGGCTGGAAAGCAACAAATTCGCTTAGATTGCAACTTGCCCGCCATTACCTGTCCTTGGACACCGAAACGCAGAACAAGTTTACATCCGGCGAAATAGTTGAAAGAATAGATGGGGATATTAGCATCTTGCAGAACTTCTTTTCTCATCTGTTTATAAAGCTGCTTGCAAATTTTTTGATTATAATTGGTGTTCTGATTATTCTGTTTTCTGTCAACTGGCGAATCGGGCTTTCTTTATCCTGTTTTACACTTCTTGCCTTCTTTGCAATTGACAAAATTCGAATGCTGGCTGAACCTTTCTGGAAGCAGGCAAGAGAAATCAATTCACGTTTTTTTGGTTTTTTAAGTTCTATATTCGAAGGCAAAGAAGACATCCGTTCTAACGGAGGCTCCGGTTATTTCCTGAAGAAGTTCCATTATATCCTTCGCTCCTGGCTGCCAGTGCTCCGCAAAGCCCAACTATTGGGATATTCCATGTGGATGACAACTATATTCGTTCTGGCCGTTGGTACCTCTATTGTACTTGGAATTGGCGGAATCCAATTTTTGGATGGCGCATTAACGATCGGGACACTGTTCATGATTTTCCAATTTCTCGACCTCTTGATTCACCCCATTGAAAAAATAAGAGAGCAAGTAGATGACTTGCAGAAGGCCAACGCCAGCATTTCGCGCGTGCTGGAAATGCTGAACACAAGTTCTAAGATTAAAACAGGGGAAATCACAAATATTGGGCCAGGTTCGCTGCGAGTAGAATTTGATCGCGTGTCTTTTCATTATGATCCTGCTTCCCCTATACTCCGATCCATTCAGTTCCAAATCGATCACAAGAAGAAGGTCGGCTTGGTCGGTCGTACAGGAAGCGGAAAATCTACCATCGCCCGTCTCTTGATGCGATTATACGAACCTGCCTCCGGCATGATAAAAATAAACGGAAGCGACATCCGATTGTTCAACCTTACCGAGCTTCGGAAGCGAATCGGATTTGTCAGTCAAGACGTCAAGCTGCTGCAGTCTACATTAAGAGACAATATTACCTTATACGACTCAAGTATATCGGATGATCAATTATTGCGAATCATTGAAGAGACAGGTCTGCGTGAATGGTATGATTCTTTGCCTCATGGACTCGATACGCAAATACTTAGTCATGATTTTGATGTCTCTGCAGGTGAAGCTCAGCTGATATCCCTGCTGCGCGTATTCCTCAATGACCCGGGTATCGTCATATTTGACGAAGCCTCATCCCGGCTAGACAACAATACAGAGAAAATGATTGAACGTGCTGTGCATCGTTTGTTGTCGGAACGAACTGCCATCATCATTGCGCATCGTCTATCCACTTTAGAAATTGCAGACGAGATTATCGTTCTGGATGAGGGGAGTATTGTGGAATACGGGCCTAGAAGCAAACTGTATGCGGATCATGCATCATCATTCTTTAGAAACTTACAAAACGTTGAGATGGGTGGAAAATGA
- a CDS encoding ABC transporter ATP-binding protein codes for MSTYHYIWRLICYRPWLYAANGIVWTLIHLAPLFPGLIIRDFFNQLDDGMSSSAILVFIAFIIGIASARILLVITGVFTDVLHRFSISSLIRKNLLDYILHSHQGKLHTGDSIVRFRDDAEQAENSISWTLDVIGKFLFATVSFILLFMIDARITSLVFIPLILIIIITNFANRKIEKYRMENRRAASSVASMINEIANLSQIFKMAASESRVLDRFDQKNQERRKTDIKDKVLTQLLDSIYSNTINIGTGLILILSAGSVRNGSFTVGDIALFMYYLTFVTDFTQFFGNFLAHYKQTGVSFKRMANVFATPDSHQLVHHTPLYLNEETPDISRQHSHRQHLPLRMLKVNNLTFRYSETNKGISDVSLQIRRGTFTVITGKIGSGKTTLLRVLLGHLPKQRGTILWNDQEVNQPISFFTPPISAYTPQVATLFSGTLEENILFDDRETARNINEATSLAVLEKDLELFPEKLRTIVGPNGTTLSGGQKQRASIARMFAQPAELYVMDDISSALDMVTERTLWRRIAQHKGENTYLVASHRKECLKHADWIIVLKDGKVASQGTLDNLLENCMEMKKLWTHEEKNF; via the coding sequence ATGAGTACCTATCATTATATCTGGAGGCTAATTTGCTATCGTCCCTGGCTATATGCTGCGAATGGGATCGTATGGACACTCATACACTTAGCTCCTCTCTTCCCTGGGTTGATTATTAGAGATTTCTTTAACCAGCTTGACGATGGCATGAGCTCATCCGCCATTCTTGTTTTTATCGCCTTCATTATTGGTATCGCCTCTGCGCGTATATTACTTGTTATCACCGGGGTTTTTACTGATGTACTGCACAGATTTTCCATAAGCTCATTAATCCGCAAGAACCTCCTAGACTATATATTGCATAGCCATCAAGGAAAATTGCATACGGGAGATTCCATCGTCAGATTTCGGGATGATGCTGAACAAGCAGAGAATTCAATCAGCTGGACTTTGGATGTGATCGGCAAGTTTCTGTTCGCCACTGTATCATTCATTCTGCTCTTTATGATCGATGCAAGAATTACTTCACTGGTTTTTATCCCTCTCATTTTAATCATCATCATAACTAATTTCGCCAATCGAAAAATTGAAAAGTACAGAATGGAGAACCGGCGCGCTGCTTCATCTGTCGCCTCTATGATTAATGAGATCGCCAACTTATCCCAAATATTCAAGATGGCTGCCTCTGAAAGCCGGGTTCTTGATCGTTTCGATCAAAAAAACCAGGAACGCCGCAAGACAGACATCAAAGATAAAGTACTGACCCAACTTCTTGATTCTATTTATTCGAACACGATCAATATCGGCACTGGCTTGATCCTGATTCTCTCGGCGGGATCAGTAAGAAATGGTTCCTTTACTGTTGGTGATATCGCATTATTTATGTATTACCTGACCTTCGTTACAGATTTCACCCAGTTTTTCGGGAATTTCTTGGCTCACTATAAGCAAACAGGCGTATCTTTCAAGAGAATGGCAAATGTTTTTGCAACTCCGGATTCTCATCAACTAGTTCATCATACGCCGTTGTACTTGAACGAAGAAACGCCCGACATCTCACGCCAACACAGTCACAGACAGCATCTTCCTCTTCGCATGCTGAAGGTGAATAACTTAACCTTTCGATATTCCGAAACGAATAAAGGAATAAGCGATGTCTCCTTACAAATCAGAAGAGGAACTTTCACAGTCATTACGGGTAAAATCGGTTCTGGCAAAACGACATTATTGCGGGTGCTTCTTGGTCATCTTCCCAAGCAGCGCGGAACAATACTATGGAATGACCAAGAAGTTAATCAGCCAATATCTTTTTTCACTCCCCCAATCTCTGCTTATACCCCTCAAGTGGCCACGCTATTTAGCGGGACCTTGGAAGAAAATATACTGTTTGATGATAGGGAAACCGCAAGGAACATCAATGAAGCCACTTCTCTTGCTGTATTAGAAAAAGATCTGGAGCTGTTCCCTGAGAAACTACGCACTATTGTCGGGCCCAATGGAACTACTTTATCCGGAGGACAAAAACAAAGAGCAAGCATAGCAAGAATGTTCGCACAACCAGCGGAGCTTTATGTGATGGATGATATATCCAGCGCACTTGATATGGTCACCGAAAGAACACTATGGAGAAGAATCGCCCAACACAAGGGAGAGAACACTTATTTAGTTGCATCGCATAGAAAAGAATGCCTGAAACATGCAGATTGGATCATTGTGCTTAAGGATGGAAAAGTGGCATCTCAGGGAACTTTGGATAACTTGCTGGAGAATTGTATGGAAATGAAGAAGCTTTGGACTCATGAGGAAAAGAATTTCTAA
- a CDS encoding HalD/BesD family halogenase encodes MQKEFDFIMRNHFMTLEPTYKKEMRQQFAENHVVILDSLLPIPLQVALAAEAKNLMYEHGKRRDLTMKISGNTPRHYYSVGRDKVNEYGKLIPAFFHSETIREFLTYLNNDLPVHKVPYEAEEFIINRQGNIGDTHGWHWDDYTFALIWMVEAPKEGDGALIEFIPRTEWDKSDYDNCVTKVLEASDVSSMYVPENCCYFMKANTTLHRVTPLTGDSRRTVIVFTYASDEDYHSEITHESMEEIYPEDTRVV; translated from the coding sequence ATGCAAAAAGAATTTGATTTTATCATGAGAAACCACTTCATGACCTTAGAACCGACGTATAAGAAGGAGATGCGGCAGCAGTTTGCAGAAAACCATGTAGTCATATTAGATTCTTTGTTGCCGATTCCTTTACAAGTTGCATTGGCAGCTGAAGCAAAAAATTTGATGTACGAGCATGGCAAGCGCAGAGATTTGACGATGAAAATTAGCGGGAATACGCCAAGACATTATTACAGTGTCGGAAGAGACAAGGTGAATGAATATGGCAAATTGATACCGGCTTTTTTCCATTCTGAAACAATTAGAGAGTTTTTGACTTATCTTAACAATGACTTGCCTGTGCATAAAGTTCCCTACGAGGCTGAGGAATTTATTATCAACAGACAAGGGAATATTGGAGATACACATGGGTGGCACTGGGATGACTACACGTTTGCTCTTATTTGGATGGTGGAAGCTCCGAAGGAAGGAGATGGCGCTCTGATTGAATTTATCCCGCGAACGGAATGGGATAAATCAGATTATGATAACTGTGTGACGAAGGTGCTGGAAGCTTCTGATGTAAGCAGTATGTATGTACCTGAAAATTGTTGCTACTTCATGAAAGCTAACACCACATTGCATAGAGTGACACCGCTTACCGGGGATTCCAGAAGAACAGTCATTGTGTTTACGTATGCTTCGGATGAAGACTATCATTCTGAAATAACCCATGAGTCTATGGAAGAAATATACCCTGAAGATACTCGCGTGGTGTAA